Within the Cotesia glomerata isolate CgM1 linkage group LG6, MPM_Cglom_v2.3, whole genome shotgun sequence genome, the region CTCGTTAAAAAAATGGCAAGTAAGCGTTTTCGAATCAAGACGTGGCAGGGTATCAAGTGTTCGTGCAAAAGGAATTATGCTAAAAGACTAACTAGTCTTAATCTCTCAGCCAAGCGATCAAGATGTTCACCGCCGCTTTTAATTATGAAGGTTACGGAACATGGTATATGTTTGTAACCTCTGTATATAACAACAGGGTAAGATTACTTAATTtcctttattattaaatattatattatttttttttttttttttttttttttttttttcaggtctTACGTCAAGGAGTACGGCTTTTGCGCGAGCTCATGGGGCCAATCACTCCCGGGAGGGCACTCTGTGTGGTTGGTGAATTAATTGGCTTATTCGGGCCTCCAGCTCCTGAAGTAGCCTATGCCGCTATGTATTTCTTTTTGTTGGAACTCCGAGGACCTGGAGGCGTCTGTGGTTTCGACGAATTTGTCACTCCTAACCTTTTAGATATTGAAAGGTTGAGGGCGGCTTTAATTGAAttcgtttttaataattctactTCTTGGagtaagtttttataaaaaaaaaaaaaaaaaaatataaaatttttatatatattgcatTAATAATGTATATCAACCAATTCTTATCTTTTACAGGGTGTCAGGTTCCTGCTGACCGACGTGTTTGACGCAGAACTCCCGCACAGCCTGTTGGGTGGGAGCGAGGTTTCATCCGTGAGCTAACCCCAGCCGAGAAGGAAGAAGAATAGAGCAGGAAGGAGAAcgagaaggaaaaaaaaaaaacgaaagaaaacatatatgtatactgtttttcctttttttgttACTAATGTAGTAATTTTGTGTagaatacaaataaataaatttcatttgtcAAGAACAAAATTAacgtttcttttaatttttcaattaaatgtcTCGTTAGGTTAATAGCAATAGTATTTCATCAATATTTGATTAGtccgtaataatttttaaggtcGTTTGTTTTGTAAGATTGAAGTAGCATGTAagtcatttatatttttttgtaagttcTTAAAAGAAGGTAAAGATTAAGTTAGACGTTAGTTGAGTAGGCGTGGTTAGGAAAGAGGCGGTCTTGTTTTAAGCAGAAAGCGGTAATGAGGCTCGCTAGCTTAGTCATTGCTGTAATGACTATTGACTTCCTTACTTTTGGTAATGAGTCTGCTGTCGGTAAAACAGTAGTCCCATTGGTTTAATTTTGTTAGATCTTCAGTGATCTATCATCCGCCAGATGACTATCTTTGTATTCATTATTAGACATAAGACGGTAAACCATTCTTCATTAAAATACTGTAACtatatgtaattattagttatccctataacattaataataatagcagtaatgataataataatagtgataataaaacaataatagtaataaaattggtttatctgaaaattttgagAGTTGGAgaaaggagaaaaaaaaaaaaatcgaaaattttctttttccaacttttgaaatttaaaaattgaaagttttcattttaataatttttgaaatcctTTTTCCTTCTTccagaattaatttaatatgtttGGAATACTTCTAAAGCTTAGTAACctataaagatttttaaacaaaaaaaaaaaaaaaaatcaaacagaTAATAGAGTATATGTAATAAGTTTTTACTCTCCTTCGTAATTTGCCAGGCGAACTCCTTTTGATTTGGTGCTCTCGGCTGATCCTGTCTTCCTAGGGGTGCTTTGTGGAAGTTGGGTTGACGTGGATGACGATTCTGAAACTGGAGTAGTTTCATTTTTGCTTTGcagattattttctttttcctTGCGGAGCGCTGGACTTGGGTTCAACTTCTTGTTTTCTGGGTTAGTCCAATAAGTCGATACGGTACCTTCTACTGGATTGAAGGTGATGTTGTCGATACCGTTTCTTGATTTCCACAATTCTTCTTACAACAATACCCtggattattttttgttaaacgTTTTCGTATTATTTGGCGATAGTATAGTCCCACGATGAGGGCAATAAGCCCTAttattgtgattattattCCAGAGTTTGTTGCCGTGACATAACGATGTTGTCCTTCTTCTTGATGGTGCAACCCAATTTGAGTCAAGCGGTTGTTTGTCCCTTCTAGGCTCTCTCCCCATTGGGAGTGGGGATCTTCATTAGGTAATGGATCTATTGGGATATTCGTGAGTTTGTGTGGGGGCTTCAGTTggtttgtcaaatttacaaaCCAAAGGTTCGATGTTTAAAGTTGGGAACACGTGGGTGCTTGTCGGTGTTTGTTCTTCCGACGTCccttttacaaatatttttccatTACTTAATACGCATCCTGGTTTTAAGTTGAATGCGCCTGCGTCGCTTAATAGGTATTCCTTTCGGATGCTTGTACCACAGGTTCCTATGAATTTTTGAGGTTTACAAATTGAGTATGCCCACGAATTAGGTGCatgtaatttaatcatttcatCGTCGCATTTAGGTAATATCCGGATGTCACacgaat harbors:
- the LOC123267778 gene encoding uncharacterized protein LOC123267778 — encoded protein: MFTAAFNYEGYGTWYMFVTSVYNNRVLRQGVRLLRELMGPITPGRALCVVGELIGLFGPPAPEVAYAAMYFFLLELRGPGGVCGFDEFVTPNLLDIERLRAALIEFVFNNSTSWRCQVPADRRV